A stretch of Ectothiorhodospiraceae bacterium BW-2 DNA encodes these proteins:
- a CDS encoding HlyD family type I secretion periplasmic adaptor subunit — translation MSYGHSSPSRLFLLGGGALIGVCLLWAALGSIDVVSHAPGVVTPEGQIKVVQHLEGGIVRHIEVEEGELIRRGQRLIELDPTRNRTEVDALTVQLESLQIKLARLTAEVEGKRRLSYDDRWRERYPQLVTEALKLFQRRQERLRSEVAVQQQLIIRHHHQLEEINSRLEGNQNVLIFLQQQIAMSDKLLESSLSNRMNHLDLLKEQSGVERQIAEDRALQKQMEAAVVEADRQMELINNRFIEQAQSDLDQELHKVQILQQKLTREQDTLQRTEVVAPVSGTIKRLYVTTEGGIIAPGGKIAEIVPQEAQLIIEARLPPGDIGYVIPGQKVLIRLASADSFRFNPLPGQVVQVSPDTLLTRDEQPYYKLKILPDTPFFARDEQYYPFFPGMLVDCTILTGERTVLDYLLQPFISISQQALRER, via the coding sequence ATGAGTTATGGACACTCTTCCCCCTCGCGACTCTTTCTGCTCGGAGGGGGAGCGCTCATTGGGGTATGTCTGCTCTGGGCAGCACTGGGCAGTATCGATGTTGTCAGCCATGCGCCAGGCGTGGTGACGCCTGAGGGTCAAATTAAGGTGGTACAGCATCTGGAGGGGGGGATTGTGCGCCACATTGAGGTGGAGGAGGGGGAGCTAATTCGCCGTGGTCAGCGGCTAATAGAGCTCGATCCGACCCGCAACCGCACTGAGGTCGATGCGCTAACAGTACAACTAGAGTCGCTACAGATTAAATTGGCCCGTCTGACGGCAGAGGTGGAGGGGAAGCGGCGCCTAAGTTATGACGATAGGTGGCGCGAGCGCTATCCGCAGCTCGTTACCGAAGCGTTAAAACTGTTTCAGCGCCGTCAAGAGCGACTGCGCTCGGAGGTGGCGGTACAGCAGCAGCTAATTATTCGCCATCACCATCAGCTAGAGGAGATTAACTCACGGCTAGAGGGGAATCAAAATGTGCTGATCTTTTTGCAACAGCAGATAGCGATGAGTGATAAGCTGCTTGAGAGCAGCCTCTCTAATCGCATGAACCATCTTGATCTACTCAAAGAGCAGAGTGGCGTGGAGCGACAGATTGCCGAAGATAGGGCGCTGCAAAAGCAGATGGAGGCAGCGGTGGTCGAAGCTGATCGACAGATGGAGCTGATTAATAACCGTTTTATTGAGCAGGCGCAGTCAGATCTCGATCAGGAGCTGCATAAAGTACAGATCCTGCAACAGAAGCTGACCCGAGAGCAGGATACACTACAACGAACCGAAGTGGTGGCACCTGTTAGCGGCACCATTAAGCGACTCTATGTCACTACCGAAGGGGGAATTATCGCCCCCGGTGGCAAAATTGCCGAAATTGTACCGCAGGAGGCTCAATTAATTATCGAAGCGCGTCTCCCTCCTGGCGATATCGGCTATGTCATCCCGGGGCAAAAGGTACTGATTCGCCTCGCCTCAGCCGACAGTTTTCGCTTTAACCCGCTGCCGGGGCAGGTGGTTCAGGTTAGCCCTGATACGCTGCTCACCCGAGATGAGCAGCCCTATTACAAGCTAAAAATTCTCCCCGACACCCCCTTTTTCGCCCGAGATGAGCAGTATTACCCCTTCTTTCCGGGGATGCTGGTTGACTGCACCATTTTAACCGGCGAGCGAACGGTGCTCGACTATCTGCTACAGCCCTTTATCAGCATAAGTCAGCAAGCATTGCGGGAGCGGTAG
- a CDS encoding NADP-dependent isocitrate dehydrogenase translates to MTMATATITYTLTDEAPALATASLLPLIRSYLKTADIEVERRDISLAARILAQFSDQLPLAQRHSDDLALLGELAKQPQANIIKLPNISASIPQLKAAISELQQQGVALPDFPDQPQSAAEEAIKQRYAKVLGSAVNPVLREGNSDRRVAAAVKAYAKANPHAMGAWSPDSKTEVASMSAGDFYGSEQSVVVATDDRLQLRFRSETGESRVMKEVVVTAGEVVDAAVMSREALCHFLQQAIAIAKERGVLFSLHLKATMMKISDPILFGHALRTFLAPVFEQHSEKLQALGVNPNNGLADLLAKLEPLPAAEREAIVGDITQLLKERPALAMVDSDKGITNFHIPSDVIIDASMPAAIRAGGKMWGPDGKLADTLAVIPDRCYSGVYQQTIDFCKQRGAFDVTTMGSVSNVGLMAQKAEEYGSHDKTFEIEADGVMEVVNSKGKVVLRHTVASGDIWRMCQTREVAIEDWVKLGVTRARLTGEPAIFWLDQQRAHDANLIQKVEHYLSLHQTNGLEIKILPPKEATQYTLERLREGKNTISVTGNVLRDYLTDLFPILELGTSAKMLSIVPLLAGGGLFETGAGGSAPKHVQQFIEQNHLRWDSLGEFLALAVALEDLAHKQHHPAAALLAKSLDEANSRILQHNRSPRREIGELDTRGSHFYLALYWAEALARQQQDSRLQAIFSPLAQALAAHEAAIVAELAAVQGQRVDLGGYYRPDSDKVASLMRPSSTWREIEQRGYLE, encoded by the coding sequence ATAACTATGGCCACCGCAACCATCACCTATACCCTGACCGACGAAGCCCCCGCACTAGCGACCGCCTCGCTACTGCCCCTCATTCGTTCCTATCTTAAGACAGCCGATATTGAGGTTGAAAGACGCGATATCTCTTTAGCGGCACGCATTTTAGCCCAATTCAGTGATCAACTCCCTTTAGCGCAGCGCCATAGCGACGACTTAGCGCTGTTAGGCGAACTAGCCAAACAGCCACAGGCTAACATTATTAAACTCCCCAATATTAGCGCCTCTATTCCGCAGTTAAAGGCGGCTATTAGCGAACTGCAACAGCAGGGGGTCGCCCTGCCCGACTTTCCAGATCAGCCGCAATCTGCCGCTGAGGAGGCGATTAAGCAGCGCTATGCCAAAGTGCTAGGCAGTGCAGTTAACCCAGTTCTTAGGGAGGGGAACTCCGACCGGCGAGTCGCTGCGGCCGTGAAAGCGTATGCTAAAGCGAACCCTCACGCCATGGGGGCTTGGTCGCCCGACTCTAAAACGGAGGTTGCTTCGATGAGTGCAGGCGATTTTTACGGTTCGGAGCAGTCGGTGGTGGTTGCGACTGATGATAGGCTGCAACTTCGCTTTCGTAGTGAAACGGGGGAGAGTCGGGTCATGAAAGAGGTGGTGGTTACCGCCGGCGAAGTGGTCGATGCGGCGGTGATGAGTCGTGAGGCACTGTGTCACTTTTTGCAGCAGGCGATAGCGATCGCGAAAGAGAGGGGGGTACTGTTTTCGCTGCATCTGAAAGCGACCATGATGAAGATCTCCGATCCGATTCTGTTTGGCCACGCGCTGCGTACCTTTCTAGCGCCAGTTTTTGAGCAGCATAGTGAGAAACTACAGGCATTAGGCGTCAATCCTAACAACGGTCTAGCCGATCTGTTGGCTAAACTCGAACCTCTGCCAGCGGCCGAACGAGAGGCGATAGTGGGCGATATTACCCAGCTACTCAAAGAGCGCCCCGCCCTAGCGATGGTCGATTCCGACAAGGGGATCACCAACTTCCATATCCCTAGCGATGTCATTATTGACGCCTCAATGCCGGCAGCGATTCGGGCCGGTGGCAAGATGTGGGGGCCAGATGGCAAACTGGCCGATACCTTGGCGGTCATTCCCGATCGCTGTTATAGCGGGGTCTATCAGCAGACTATCGATTTTTGCAAACAGCGAGGTGCCTTCGATGTCACCACCATGGGGAGTGTGAGTAATGTCGGCTTAATGGCTCAAAAGGCCGAAGAGTATGGTTCGCACGACAAAACCTTTGAAATAGAGGCCGATGGGGTGATGGAGGTAGTCAACAGTAAGGGCAAGGTAGTACTACGACACACGGTGGCTAGCGGAGATATTTGGCGTATGTGTCAAACCCGCGAGGTGGCGATTGAGGATTGGGTGAAGCTAGGGGTGACTCGGGCGCGTCTTACCGGAGAGCCGGCTATCTTCTGGCTCGATCAACAGCGTGCCCACGATGCCAATTTGATTCAAAAGGTGGAGCACTATCTCTCCTTGCACCAGACTAACGGGCTAGAGATTAAGATTCTCCCTCCGAAAGAGGCGACCCAATACACCCTAGAGCGCCTACGGGAGGGTAAAAATACCATCTCGGTCACCGGCAATGTGTTGCGGGACTACCTCACTGATCTCTTCCCGATTCTAGAGCTCGGAACTAGCGCTAAAATGCTCTCGATTGTGCCACTGTTAGCGGGCGGGGGGCTGTTTGAGACCGGAGCAGGAGGATCGGCACCTAAACATGTGCAGCAGTTTATCGAACAGAACCATCTGCGTTGGGATTCGTTGGGTGAGTTTTTGGCCCTAGCGGTAGCACTAGAGGATTTAGCCCATAAACAGCACCATCCTGCCGCAGCACTATTGGCTAAGAGCTTGGATGAGGCCAATAGCCGCATCTTGCAACACAACCGTTCGCCTCGCCGTGAGATTGGCGAACTAGATACCCGAGGGAGCCACTTCTATCTGGCGCTCTACTGGGCTGAAGCACTGGCACGGCAGCAGCAAGATAGCCGGCTACAGGCGATCTTCTCGCCGTTAGCACAGGCGTTGGCAGCCCATGAGGCGGCAATCGTGGCAGAGCTGGCGGCGGTGCAGGGGCAACGAGTCGATTTGGGGGGCTACTACCGTCCCGATAGCGACAAAGTTGCATCGCTAATGCGGCCTAGTTCGACTTGGCGCGAAATCGAACAGCGGGGCTATTTGGAGTGA
- a CDS encoding integration host factor subunit beta codes for MTRSDLINELATKMEFQLPPEDVATAVKHTLETMIESLAHGERIEIRGFGSFSPKVRPARVGRNPRTGEMVEVPEKRAVHFKPGKQLRERANGDE; via the coding sequence ATGACTCGTTCTGACTTAATTAATGAACTGGCTACCAAAATGGAGTTCCAACTCCCACCGGAAGATGTCGCCACAGCGGTTAAACATACCCTAGAGACGATGATCGAGTCGCTCGCTCACGGTGAACGGATCGAAATTCGCGGTTTTGGTAGCTTTTCGCCTAAAGTACGCCCTGCCCGTGTCGGAAGAAACCCCCGTACAGGTGAGATGGTCGAGGTGCCAGAGAAGCGGGCAGTCCACTTTAAGCCGGGTAAACAGCTGCGTGAACGGGCTAATGGTGACGAGTAA
- a CDS encoding DUF2170 family protein, translating into MRRDSQRRADERYERKRQGQRQRCCFDLDEVSPVLDRLRKLGESRQEAIRRLIFSSSHNRWDEEVIIDQLLQREGGVNRRLEQLQEILNQVETEHDLAFQARWLDKKRHLLEVMIETREEFPILMSGDEEQIICLINLFSEQEVNLARKSEMVALMLSMNLPMPLSAFGKTGHYYQLFGSMSVNTVVENLISELGVLSDNALEAMEVFREFLQ; encoded by the coding sequence ATGAGACGCGACAGTCAACGCCGAGCAGATGAGCGCTATGAGCGCAAGCGACAGGGACAGCGCCAGCGCTGCTGTTTTGATCTCGATGAGGTCAGTCCGGTACTCGATAGGCTGCGAAAATTGGGAGAGAGTCGTCAAGAGGCGATTCGGCGGCTGATCTTCTCCTCAAGCCATAACCGTTGGGATGAGGAGGTGATTATCGACCAACTACTCCAGCGGGAGGGGGGCGTCAATAGACGCCTAGAGCAGCTACAGGAGATTCTCAATCAGGTAGAGACCGAACACGATCTCGCCTTTCAGGCTCGCTGGCTCGATAAAAAGCGTCATCTACTAGAGGTGATGATCGAGACTCGGGAGGAGTTTCCAATCCTCATGAGTGGCGATGAGGAGCAGATTATCTGCCTAATCAACCTCTTTAGCGAACAGGAGGTCAATCTAGCTCGCAAGAGCGAAATGGTGGCGCTCATGTTAAGCATGAATCTGCCGATGCCGCTCTCAGCCTTTGGTAAAACTGGCCACTACTATCAACTTTTTGGGTCAATGTCGGTCAATACTGTGGTCGAAAATCTCATCTCAGAGCTAGGGGTATTAAGCGACAATGCGCTAGAGGCGATGGAGGTCTTTAGAGAGTTTCTGCAATAG
- a CDS encoding YdiU family protein, whose amino-acid sequence MVTLGLKQSYATQLPHACVAWQPAVVERPELLYFNTSLAEALQLPLQPLRSEQLAHLLCGNPLPDDAHPVAQIYAGHQFGHFSPRLGDGRAVLLGEIESDRGVFDLSFKGSGQTPFSRSGDGKAAVGPMLREVLISEALQALHIPTTRSLAVVATGETVYRESPLPGAILTRVAASHIRVGTFEYFAARGELAPLKQLADYTIARHYPELATHADPYLGLLYGVIERQAALIAAWMGIGFIHGVMNSDNMTLSGETIDYGPCAFMERYRTDAVFSSIDHFGRYAYKNQPQIAQWNLTRLAETLVPLMAMAPEEAVEAATAALHHFMPRYQLHRLQIMRQKLGLTSEFDNADDDSVLIERWLTLLEQQQIDYTLAWRALADAAVGNLTPLQQLFTELAPLQAWLTAWQQRCQLEQGITPQQRYRHIRQNNPWIIPRNHRVEEALAAATEGDLAPFQRLLQAITHPYRDDKASAPYAEPAPEQFMQQFQTFCGT is encoded by the coding sequence ATGGTCACCCTTGGATTAAAACAGAGCTACGCCACCCAACTTCCCCACGCCTGTGTCGCATGGCAACCGGCGGTGGTAGAGCGACCAGAGCTGCTCTATTTTAACACCTCACTTGCCGAGGCGCTGCAACTGCCGCTTCAGCCACTGCGCTCTGAACAGCTAGCCCATCTCCTATGCGGCAACCCGCTGCCCGATGATGCCCACCCTGTCGCCCAGATCTACGCCGGCCACCAGTTTGGCCACTTTAGCCCCCGGTTAGGCGATGGCAGGGCAGTGCTGTTAGGCGAAATTGAGAGCGATAGGGGGGTGTTTGATCTTAGTTTCAAAGGATCGGGACAGACCCCCTTCTCCCGTAGCGGTGACGGTAAAGCGGCAGTCGGGCCGATGCTGCGTGAGGTGCTGATTAGCGAGGCGTTACAGGCACTCCATATTCCGACCACCCGCTCGCTTGCCGTGGTCGCTACCGGTGAGACGGTCTATCGCGAATCGCCCCTACCCGGGGCGATCTTAACCCGAGTGGCAGCGAGCCATATTCGGGTTGGAACCTTTGAATACTTTGCCGCCCGCGGCGAGCTAGCGCCACTCAAGCAGCTAGCAGACTATACCATTGCCCGCCACTACCCCGAGCTCGCCACCCACGCCGACCCCTATCTAGGGCTGCTCTATGGCGTTATCGAGCGCCAAGCGGCGCTTATTGCCGCCTGGATGGGGATCGGTTTTATTCATGGGGTTATGAATAGCGACAATATGACTCTAAGTGGCGAGACGATCGACTACGGCCCCTGCGCCTTTATGGAGCGCTACCGCACCGATGCGGTCTTTAGCTCGATCGATCACTTCGGCCGCTACGCCTATAAAAATCAGCCACAAATTGCTCAATGGAATCTCACCCGACTCGCCGAAACGCTAGTACCGCTGATGGCGATGGCACCGGAGGAGGCAGTTGAGGCGGCCACAGCGGCGTTACACCACTTTATGCCGCGCTATCAGCTCCACCGGTTACAGATAATGCGCCAAAAACTGGGGTTAACTTCCGAGTTCGATAACGCAGATGACGATAGTGTACTCATTGAGCGTTGGTTAACGCTACTAGAGCAGCAGCAGATAGACTATACCCTCGCTTGGCGCGCTCTAGCCGATGCCGCAGTCGGTAACCTAACCCCACTACAACAGCTCTTTACTGAACTAGCGCCGCTGCAGGCGTGGCTCACCGCTTGGCAGCAGCGTTGTCAGCTTGAGCAGGGGATAACACCTCAGCAGCGCTACCGGCATATACGCCAGAACAACCCGTGGATTATCCCCCGTAACCATCGGGTCGAAGAGGCGTTAGCAGCCGCAACCGAGGGCGATTTAGCGCCATTTCAGCGGCTACTCCAAGCCATTACCCACCCCTATCGTGACGATAAGGCGTCCGCCCCCTATGCCGAGCCAGCCCCAGAGCAGTTTATGCAGCAGTTTCAGACTTTCTGTGGCACCTAG
- a CDS encoding glycoside hydrolase yields MLVKNYSKTGKRCRVTFKLHHAVEANKVRLCGDFNQWDKIGIPLRRLKDGGFSTTISLDTDREYRFRYWIDDERWENDWEADGYVANEFGSDDSLLKL; encoded by the coding sequence ATGCTAGTGAAAAACTACTCGAAAACCGGCAAGCGTTGCCGAGTGACATTTAAGTTACATCACGCTGTCGAGGCGAACAAGGTGCGTCTTTGTGGCGATTTTAATCAGTGGGATAAGATCGGTATTCCGCTGCGCCGTCTTAAAGATGGCGGGTTTAGTACCACTATTTCGCTTGATACTGATCGTGAATACCGTTTTCGCTACTGGATCGATGATGAACGGTGGGAGAACGACTGGGAGGCCGATGGCTATGTAGCAAATGAGTTTGGTAGCGACGATTCGTTGCTAAAGCTGTAG